In Achromobacter xylosoxidans A8, a single window of DNA contains:
- the cyaY gene encoding iron donor protein CyaY, whose product MTETEFLALIDQVLNSIESQADDWAASLDVDVETSRSGNVLTMVFEDNTHVVVNSQAAMQELWVAARSGGFHYRYDGQHWNDTRGGPQLPDALSQICSAAAGVPVTIRL is encoded by the coding sequence ATGACCGAAACCGAATTTCTTGCGTTGATCGACCAGGTGCTGAACAGCATCGAAAGCCAGGCCGATGACTGGGCGGCTTCGCTCGATGTCGATGTCGAAACCAGCCGCAGCGGCAATGTGCTGACGATGGTTTTCGAAGACAACACCCACGTGGTGGTGAACAGCCAGGCTGCCATGCAGGAGCTATGGGTCGCCGCGCGCAGCGGCGGCTTCCATTACCGCTACGATGGCCAGCATTGGAACGATACCCGAGGCGGCCCGCAGTTGCCGGACGCCCTGTCGCAGATCTGTTCCGCAGCCGCTGGCGTGCCCGTGACGATACGCCTGTAA
- a CDS encoding shikimate kinase — MNFSAISCPEADPDPASSGETPENLPCAAECTGRAATLPHDLPVFLVGMMGAGKTTIGRGLARALGREFMDLDHELEARCGVRVPVIFEIEGEAGFRRRESAALEECTQRRNIILATGGGAILAPENRQRLHERGIVVYLRASVDELFRRTCRDRNRPLLATADPRGTLRDLMTLREPLYKEVADLVVETGAMPIHTLVKALLPQLQAFEKHI; from the coding sequence ATGAACTTTTCCGCTATCTCATGTCCGGAGGCCGACCCGGACCCGGCGTCCTCTGGCGAGACGCCTGAAAACCTGCCTTGCGCCGCTGAGTGCACAGGCAGGGCCGCTACATTGCCGCATGACCTGCCGGTCTTCCTGGTCGGAATGATGGGCGCGGGCAAGACGACCATAGGGCGTGGCCTGGCGCGTGCGCTGGGGCGCGAGTTTATGGACTTGGATCATGAGCTCGAGGCGCGTTGCGGCGTGCGGGTGCCGGTAATCTTCGAAATCGAGGGCGAAGCCGGTTTTCGTCGCCGGGAATCAGCCGCCTTGGAAGAGTGTACCCAACGACGCAACATAATTCTCGCCACCGGGGGCGGCGCCATCCTGGCGCCGGAAAACCGCCAGCGCCTGCACGAGCGCGGCATCGTGGTCTATTTGAGGGCCAGCGTGGACGAATTGTTCCGCCGCACCTGCCGCGACCGCAACCGTCCCCTGTTGGCCACCGCCGATCCGCGCGGCACGCTGCGTGACCTTATGACCCTGCGGGAACCCCTCTATAAGGAAGTGGCCGACCTGGTGGTGGAAACGGGCGCCATGCCCATCCACACCCTGGTCAAGGCGCTGCTGCCGCAATTGCAAGCCTTCGAGAAGCACATATGA
- a CDS encoding LysR family transcriptional regulator, whose translation MNLKQLEHLLAVAEAGSFSRAAEHLHLTQSALSRSIRLLEEDLGARLLDRMGKRTELTPLGLTVAGRARRILFESGELRRSAELLTQGDRGSISIGLGSGPGVMLMTPLLAHVAQHYPQVRLDVMRGSPEAHLALLRQRRLDALVVDTRGIVPAADLRIEPISEMRAGFICRRGHPLVQAGRPARFAEVAAYPLASTFLAADTVRIVVEHFGIEADPQTSMRLRCDEIGSVLEAVRVSDAVFLGIVGAARVGIAAGELTELPTDPPLRSHALFAMVTLTGRTEAPAMALVREFVAQRLRD comes from the coding sequence ATGAATCTCAAGCAGCTCGAACATCTGCTGGCGGTGGCCGAGGCAGGCTCCTTCAGCCGCGCGGCCGAACATCTGCATCTGACCCAGTCGGCGCTCAGCCGCAGCATCCGGCTGCTGGAAGAGGACCTGGGGGCGCGGCTGCTGGACCGCATGGGCAAGCGGACCGAGCTGACGCCGCTGGGCCTGACCGTCGCCGGCCGCGCGCGGCGCATCCTGTTCGAATCGGGCGAATTGCGCCGCAGCGCCGAACTGCTGACCCAGGGCGACCGGGGCAGCATCAGCATAGGCCTGGGATCGGGGCCAGGCGTCATGCTCATGACACCGCTGCTGGCGCACGTGGCGCAACACTATCCGCAAGTGCGGCTGGATGTGATGCGCGGTTCGCCGGAGGCCCATCTGGCGCTGTTGCGCCAGCGGCGCCTGGATGCGCTGGTGGTCGATACCCGCGGCATTGTGCCGGCGGCCGATCTGCGCATCGAACCCATATCGGAAATGCGCGCCGGGTTCATCTGCCGCCGCGGCCACCCGCTAGTCCAGGCGGGGCGGCCGGCGCGCTTCGCGGAGGTCGCGGCCTATCCGCTGGCGTCGACGTTCCTGGCCGCCGACACGGTACGCATCGTGGTCGAGCATTTCGGTATCGAGGCGGACCCGCAGACGTCGATGCGCCTGCGCTGCGATGAAATCGGCAGCGTGCTGGAAGCGGTGCGCGTGTCGGACGCGGTATTCCTGGGCATCGTGGGCGCGGCGCGGGTCGGCATCGCTGCGGGCGAACTGACGGAATTGCCCACCGACCCGCCGCTGCGCAGCCACGCGCTGTTCGCGATGGTGACCTTGACGGGCCGCACCGAGGCGCCCGCGATGGCGCTGGTGCGTGAATTCGTGGCCCAGCGCCTGCGCGATTGA
- a CDS encoding penicillin-binding protein 1A → MSKPQNSSKKDKPAKSGSPILRFFVKTGIFFAGLFLCGVLLAGMALALAWPNLPDLNAMTDYRPRVPLRVYTADRVLIGEFGEERRNVLRFNEIPDVMKSAVLAAEDDRFYQHGGIDWMGVARAGLTNLISMSKSQGASTITMQVARNFYLSSEKTYSRKFYELLLTFKIESELTKDQILELYMNQIYLGHRAYGFAAASRTYFGKPLSEVTPAEAAMLAGIPKAPSRFNPIANRPRAELRQRYVLGRMHSLGYLTEPEYQQAMAQPIVMKSAEGTPAGGYSIHGEYVAELARQLLFNVYQDNVYSRGINIYTTVQSKDQEAAYRSVREGVLEYTRRAPYPGPEEQLDLPPGTENNPQALDEFLDGVFDKFSDSGDLLTALVLSASPTEVKLARSSREIITVTDKKVLGVVARALNDKAKPEQRIKRGSVVYIRKFGDNWEIINLPSVQAAFVALSPQDGAIRAMVGGFDFYRGNFNRVTQAWRQPGSNIKPFIYAASLERGLTPGTQISDQPFELTAAQTGSKAWNPKNYGNQYEPMLTLRQGLYKSKNMVSIRILQAIGPQYAQDYLTRFGFDKARQPAVLPLALGAGSVTPLQLAGAFSVFANGGYRVTPYLIDRVTDSNGKVIMQSKPVVAGDAAARAIDPRTAWIMDDILRGVATYGTAARARVLLKRNDIAGKTGTTNESVDAWFSGYTPSLVATAWLGFDQPKSLGSRETGGGVAMPIWVDYMQTVLKGVPEEKPRPRPDGLIVENGEFYFSEFPPGQAVARLGLPEADTLGEFLNGLNGSTSEETRIKVAPGVGTQSNTPWSQKIPF, encoded by the coding sequence ATGAGCAAGCCCCAGAATTCCTCCAAGAAAGACAAGCCCGCCAAGAGCGGTTCCCCGATACTGCGATTCTTCGTCAAAACCGGCATCTTCTTTGCCGGCCTGTTCCTGTGCGGCGTACTGCTGGCCGGAATGGCGTTGGCGCTGGCCTGGCCCAACCTGCCGGACCTGAACGCCATGACGGACTACCGTCCTCGGGTGCCGCTGCGCGTCTATACGGCGGACCGCGTCCTGATCGGCGAATTCGGCGAAGAACGCCGCAACGTGCTGCGCTTCAACGAAATCCCGGACGTCATGAAGTCCGCCGTGCTGGCGGCCGAAGACGACCGCTTCTATCAGCACGGCGGGATCGACTGGATGGGCGTGGCGCGGGCCGGCCTGACCAACCTGATCAGCATGTCGAAGTCGCAGGGCGCCAGTACCATCACCATGCAGGTGGCGCGCAACTTCTACCTTTCGTCGGAGAAGACCTATTCGCGCAAGTTCTATGAACTGCTGCTGACCTTCAAGATCGAATCGGAGCTCACCAAGGACCAGATCCTCGAGCTCTACATGAACCAGATCTACCTGGGGCACCGCGCCTACGGTTTCGCGGCCGCCTCGCGCACCTATTTCGGCAAGCCTCTGTCGGAAGTCACGCCCGCGGAAGCCGCCATGCTCGCCGGCATCCCCAAGGCGCCGTCGCGTTTCAACCCGATCGCCAATCGTCCGCGCGCCGAACTGCGCCAGCGCTACGTGCTGGGCCGGATGCATTCGCTGGGCTACCTGACCGAACCGGAATATCAGCAGGCGATGGCCCAGCCCATCGTCATGAAGTCCGCGGAAGGCACGCCGGCCGGCGGCTATTCCATCCATGGCGAATACGTGGCGGAACTGGCGCGCCAACTGCTGTTCAACGTGTACCAGGACAACGTCTATTCGCGCGGCATCAATATCTACACCACGGTGCAGTCCAAGGACCAGGAAGCGGCCTACCGCTCCGTGCGCGAAGGCGTGCTCGAATACACGCGTCGCGCGCCCTATCCCGGCCCCGAAGAACAGCTGGACCTGCCCCCGGGCACCGAGAACAACCCGCAGGCGCTCGATGAGTTCCTGGACGGCGTGTTCGACAAGTTCAGCGACAGCGGCGACCTGCTGACGGCGCTGGTGCTGTCGGCCAGCCCCACCGAAGTGAAGCTGGCGCGCAGCTCGCGCGAGATCATCACCGTCACCGACAAGAAGGTGCTGGGCGTGGTGGCGCGCGCGCTGAACGACAAGGCCAAGCCCGAGCAGCGCATCAAGCGCGGCTCCGTGGTCTACATCCGCAAGTTCGGCGACAACTGGGAAATCATCAACCTGCCCTCGGTACAGGCGGCCTTCGTGGCGCTGTCGCCGCAGGATGGCGCGATCCGCGCCATGGTCGGCGGCTTCGACTTCTACCGCGGCAACTTCAACCGCGTGACGCAGGCCTGGCGCCAGCCGGGCTCGAACATCAAGCCCTTCATCTACGCCGCTTCGCTGGAACGCGGCCTGACGCCGGGCACGCAGATCTCTGACCAGCCCTTCGAGCTGACCGCCGCCCAGACCGGTTCCAAGGCCTGGAACCCGAAGAACTACGGCAATCAGTACGAGCCCATGCTGACCCTGCGTCAGGGTCTGTACAAATCCAAGAACATGGTGTCGATCCGTATCCTGCAGGCCATCGGCCCGCAATACGCGCAGGACTACCTGACCCGCTTCGGCTTCGACAAGGCCCGCCAGCCCGCCGTGCTGCCGCTGGCCCTGGGCGCGGGCTCGGTCACGCCCCTGCAACTGGCCGGCGCCTTCTCGGTGTTCGCCAACGGCGGCTACCGCGTCACGCCCTACCTGATCGACCGCGTCACCGACAGCAACGGCAAGGTCATCATGCAGTCCAAGCCGGTCGTGGCCGGCGACGCCGCGGCCCGCGCCATCGACCCGCGCACCGCCTGGATCATGGACGACATCCTGCGCGGCGTGGCCACCTACGGCACCGCGGCGCGCGCCCGCGTGCTGCTCAAGCGCAACGACATTGCCGGCAAGACCGGCACCACCAACGAATCCGTGGACGCCTGGTTCTCCGGCTACACCCCGTCGCTGGTCGCCACCGCGTGGCTGGGCTTTGACCAGCCCAAGTCACTGGGCTCGCGCGAAACCGGCGGCGGCGTCGCCATGCCGATCTGGGTCGATTACATGCAGACGGTACTCAAGGGCGTACCCGAAGAGAAGCCGCGCCCCCGGCCCGACGGCCTCATCGTGGAAAACGGCGAGTTCTATTTCTCCGAATTCCCGCCCGGACAAGCGGTGGCACGTCTGGGCCTGCCCGAAGCCGACACGCTGGGTGAATTCCTCAACGGCCTGAATGGCAGCACCAGCGAGGAAACCCGGATCAAGGTGGCGCCGGGCGTGGGCACGCAAAGCAATACGCCCTGGTCCCAGAAGATCCCGTTCTGA
- a CDS encoding tripartite tricarboxylate transporter substrate binding protein — protein MLSNGLRQAGCALALGAALLGQSAQAADYPDRPVMMMVPYPAGGASDSIARVVASPVSKQLGQPVLVENLGGVSGALGAQKVLGAKADGYYLFQGSPNELILSPIANPAVKLKSEDFRLVQMIGMAPLVIVARADLPANNADELVTLARSRSATQPLTFGSVGVGSLYHVLGEHMARTIGANMMHVPYKGGAPLMQDIGGGQVDLAILPLSQQQVALAEQGRIKLLASLDPQRSQLPALKSVPSVNEGQLLKGFNFTTWTGYFVKRDTPQDVVSRLNAALNAAMQDPAVKDSLAHQNIEVSAPMSAEQADAMYRAETERFREISSHVKLAGNP, from the coding sequence ATGCTTTCCAATGGCCTGCGCCAGGCCGGCTGTGCGCTGGCGCTGGGCGCGGCACTGCTGGGCCAGAGCGCCCAGGCCGCAGACTATCCCGACCGGCCGGTCATGATGATGGTGCCCTACCCGGCAGGCGGCGCATCCGATTCCATCGCCCGGGTGGTGGCCTCGCCCGTGTCCAAGCAGCTGGGCCAGCCAGTACTGGTGGAGAACCTGGGCGGCGTCAGCGGCGCGCTAGGCGCGCAAAAGGTGCTGGGTGCCAAGGCCGACGGCTACTACCTGTTCCAGGGCTCGCCCAACGAGCTGATCCTGTCCCCCATCGCCAACCCCGCGGTCAAGCTCAAGAGCGAGGACTTCCGCCTAGTGCAGATGATAGGCATGGCGCCCCTGGTGATCGTGGCGCGCGCAGACCTGCCCGCCAACAACGCTGACGAACTGGTCACGCTGGCGCGCTCGCGTTCGGCCACTCAGCCGCTGACCTTCGGCAGCGTGGGCGTGGGCTCGCTGTATCACGTGCTGGGCGAGCACATGGCCCGCACCATCGGCGCCAACATGATGCATGTGCCCTACAAGGGCGGCGCGCCGCTGATGCAGGACATCGGCGGCGGCCAAGTGGACCTGGCCATCCTGCCGCTGTCGCAGCAGCAGGTGGCGCTGGCCGAACAGGGCCGCATCAAGCTGCTGGCCAGCCTGGACCCGCAGCGCAGCCAGTTGCCGGCGCTCAAGTCGGTGCCGTCGGTGAATGAAGGCCAGCTGCTCAAGGGCTTCAACTTCACTACCTGGACCGGCTACTTCGTCAAGCGCGACACGCCGCAAGACGTGGTGTCGCGCCTGAACGCCGCACTTAATGCTGCCATGCAGGATCCGGCGGTGAAGGACAGCCTGGCCCACCAGAACATCGAAGTCTCCGCCCCCATGAGCGCGGAACAGGCCGATGCCATGTACCGCGCCGAGACCGAACGCTTCCGCGAAATCTCCAGCCACGTGAAACTGGCCGGCAACCCGTGA
- a CDS encoding M20 aminoacylase family protein: protein MHPILQTMTAQAAEFVSIRRDIHRHPELGFQEFRTSDLVAQCLTQWGYEVERGLGGTGLVGQLRRGTGGKRLGLRADMDALPIQEATGLDHSSCNEGVMHACGHDGHTAMLLAAAHHLARHGDFDGTLNLIFQPAEEGLGGAKRMMEDGLFRKYPCDAIYAMHNMPGHPQGRLLLRDGAAMASSDNVTIVLEGVGGHGAMPHCAADPVVAGAAIVMGLQSIVARNIDPLHMAVITVGAFNAGKANNVIPQTATLKLSVRALDRGVRDTLQTRITELVHSQAASYQVRATIDYGRGYPVLVNTQEETDFARQVAVELVGADRVELQTRALTGSEDFAFMLEEVPGSYLLVGNGDGSADGFNSGHGACMVHNPGYDFNDHSLPVGAAYWVLLTQRYLAG, encoded by the coding sequence ATGCATCCCATCCTGCAGACCATGACTGCCCAGGCCGCCGAGTTCGTCTCGATCCGCCGCGACATCCATCGCCACCCCGAGCTCGGCTTCCAGGAATTCCGCACCAGCGACCTGGTGGCGCAATGCCTGACGCAATGGGGCTATGAAGTGGAGCGCGGCCTGGGCGGCACCGGCCTGGTCGGTCAGCTGCGCCGCGGCACGGGCGGCAAACGCCTGGGCCTGCGCGCCGACATGGACGCCCTGCCGATCCAGGAAGCCACGGGCCTGGATCACTCCAGTTGCAACGAAGGCGTGATGCATGCCTGCGGCCACGACGGCCACACCGCCATGCTGCTGGCGGCAGCGCATCACCTGGCCAGGCACGGCGACTTCGACGGCACGCTCAACCTGATCTTCCAGCCCGCCGAGGAAGGCCTGGGCGGCGCCAAGCGCATGATGGAGGACGGGCTGTTCCGCAAGTATCCGTGCGACGCCATCTACGCCATGCACAACATGCCGGGCCATCCGCAAGGCCGCCTGCTGCTGCGTGACGGCGCGGCCATGGCTTCGTCCGACAACGTCACCATCGTGCTGGAAGGCGTGGGTGGACATGGCGCGATGCCGCATTGCGCCGCCGACCCGGTGGTGGCAGGCGCGGCCATCGTCATGGGTCTGCAAAGCATCGTCGCCCGCAACATCGATCCCCTGCACATGGCGGTGATCACGGTCGGCGCGTTCAACGCCGGCAAAGCAAACAATGTGATTCCCCAGACCGCTACGCTGAAACTCAGCGTGCGCGCGCTGGACCGCGGCGTGCGCGACACCTTGCAGACGCGCATCACCGAACTGGTCCACAGCCAGGCGGCCAGCTACCAGGTGCGGGCGACCATCGACTATGGCCGCGGCTATCCCGTGCTGGTGAATACCCAGGAAGAAACCGATTTCGCGCGCCAGGTGGCGGTGGAACTGGTGGGCGCCGATAGGGTGGAGCTGCAGACCCGGGCACTGACCGGCAGCGAGGACTTCGCCTTCATGCTGGAGGAAGTGCCGGGCTCCTACCTGCTGGTGGGCAATGGCGATGGGTCAGCGGACGGCTTCAACAGCGGGCACGGCGCCTGCATGGTGCACAACCCGGGCTACGACTTCAACGACCACAGCCTGCCCGTGGGCGCGGCCTATTGGGTGCTGCTGACGCAGCGCTATCTGGCGGGCTGA
- the lptM gene encoding LPS translocon maturation chaperone LptM, whose protein sequence is MVLRIVATLLATGMVAACGYKGPLYMPTPDGKPPSRTQQQQQPMVIPPAPSLP, encoded by the coding sequence ATGGTCCTTCGCATTGTAGCCACGCTGCTGGCGACCGGCATGGTCGCGGCCTGCGGGTACAAGGGCCCCTTGTACATGCCGACGCCTGACGGCAAGCCGCCCTCGCGTACGCAACAGCAACAACAGCCGATGGTCATCCCGCCGGCGCCGTCGCTGCCATGA
- a CDS encoding deoxyguanosinetriphosphate triphosphohydrolase, protein MKELASYASHPSQSRGRTYAEPPPENRTEFQRDRDRIVHSGAFRRLEYKTQVFVNHEGDLFRTRLTHSLEVAQIARTLARSLGLSEDLTEAISLAHDLGHTPFGHAGQDELNACMRELAPEAGGFEHNLQSLRVVDELEERYADFNGLNLCFETREGILKHCSAAHARQLGDVGQRFLDRTQPSLEAQLANLADEVAYNNHDIDDGLRSGLITLEQLKEVSIFERHHAHVLESYPGLAPRRAVAETIRRMINTLIVDLTRTSLARIREFAPATADDVRRAPPLATFSPEIRSEADALKKFLFDNLYRHYRVLRMTTKARRIVRELFAAFLDDPRLLPPDYRRPAFNEQARAIADYIAGMTDRYAIREHKRLFEMA, encoded by the coding sequence ATGAAAGAACTGGCTTCCTATGCATCCCACCCGTCTCAATCGCGCGGGCGGACCTATGCCGAGCCGCCGCCGGAAAATCGGACGGAGTTTCAGCGCGATCGCGATCGCATCGTCCATTCCGGCGCGTTCCGGCGCCTGGAATACAAGACCCAGGTCTTCGTGAACCATGAAGGCGACCTGTTCCGCACCCGCCTGACCCATAGCCTGGAAGTGGCCCAGATCGCGCGCACGCTGGCGCGCAGCCTGGGCCTGTCCGAAGACCTGACCGAAGCCATCTCGCTGGCGCATGACCTGGGCCACACGCCGTTCGGCCACGCCGGGCAGGACGAGCTCAATGCCTGCATGCGGGAACTGGCGCCCGAGGCGGGCGGCTTCGAGCACAACCTGCAAAGCCTGCGGGTGGTGGACGAACTCGAAGAACGCTATGCGGACTTCAACGGCCTGAACCTGTGCTTCGAAACGCGGGAAGGCATCCTCAAGCACTGCTCGGCCGCGCATGCGCGCCAACTGGGTGACGTGGGCCAGCGCTTCCTGGACCGCACCCAGCCCTCGCTAGAAGCGCAGCTGGCCAATCTGGCGGACGAAGTCGCCTACAACAACCACGACATCGACGACGGCCTGCGTTCGGGCCTGATCACGCTGGAACAGTTGAAGGAAGTCTCGATCTTCGAGCGCCACCACGCCCATGTGCTGGAAAGCTATCCCGGGCTGGCCCCGCGCCGCGCCGTGGCCGAAACCATACGCCGCATGATCAATACGCTGATCGTCGACCTGACGCGGACTTCGCTGGCGCGCATCCGCGAGTTCGCGCCCGCCACTGCCGACGACGTGCGCCGCGCGCCGCCCCTGGCGACGTTCTCGCCGGAGATCCGCAGCGAGGCCGACGCGCTCAAGAAATTCCTGTTCGACAATCTGTACCGCCACTACCGCGTCTTGCGCATGACGACCAAGGCGCGGCGCATTGTGCGCGAGCTGTTCGCCGCCTTCCTGGACGATCCGCGCCTGCTGCCGCCCGACTACCGCCGGCCGGCGTTCAATGAGCAGGCCCGCGCCATCGCCGATTACATTGCCGGCATGACGGACCGCTACGCCATCCGCGAACACAAGCGCCTGTTCGAGATGGCCTGA
- the lysA gene encoding diaminopimelate decarboxylase: MTSRFPAQPELAGHPYFQFRNNVLYAEDVPLDHLAEKLGTPLYVYSRAALKAAWESYRNAVGQHPVLVCYGMKANSNLAVLKEFARLGAGFDIVSGGELKRALAAGADPSRIVFSGVGKQAWEMRAALAAQVKCFNVESEAELRRLSEVAHGMGLRAPVSLRVNPDVDAQTHPYISTGLKENKFGIAIESALDVYRSAQSLPGLDIVGVDCHIGSQLTDISPYFDALEKLLDLIEKLDQAGIRIAHLDLGGGLGIRYTDEIPPSPQVLLDRVFERLNARGFGHLQLVLEPGRSLVGNAGVLLTRVQYLKHSEARNFAIVDAAMNDLLRPALYEAFHGVRPVHPRAGDATLYDIVGPVCESADWLAKQRKLAIEQGDLLAVESTGAYSMAMASNYNARPRAAEAMVDGDKYYVVRQRETLDDLLRGESTLP; this comes from the coding sequence ATGACTTCCCGATTCCCCGCGCAGCCTGAACTGGCCGGTCATCCGTACTTCCAGTTCCGCAACAATGTCCTGTACGCCGAGGACGTGCCGCTGGATCACCTGGCCGAAAAGCTGGGCACGCCGCTGTACGTGTACTCGCGCGCCGCGCTCAAGGCCGCCTGGGAATCCTACCGCAACGCCGTCGGCCAGCACCCCGTGCTGGTCTGCTACGGCATGAAGGCCAATTCCAACCTGGCCGTCCTGAAGGAATTCGCGCGCCTGGGCGCGGGCTTCGACATCGTTTCCGGCGGCGAGCTCAAGCGCGCCCTGGCGGCGGGCGCGGACCCGTCCAGGATCGTGTTTTCAGGCGTGGGCAAGCAGGCCTGGGAGATGCGCGCTGCGCTCGCGGCCCAGGTCAAATGCTTCAACGTCGAATCCGAAGCCGAATTGCGCCGGCTGTCGGAAGTCGCGCATGGCATGGGCCTGCGCGCGCCCGTCTCGCTGCGGGTCAACCCGGACGTGGACGCGCAGACGCATCCGTACATTTCCACCGGCCTGAAGGAAAACAAGTTCGGCATCGCCATCGAGTCGGCGCTGGACGTCTACCGCAGCGCGCAATCGCTGCCGGGCCTGGACATCGTGGGCGTGGACTGCCACATCGGATCGCAGCTCACCGACATCAGCCCCTATTTCGACGCGCTGGAAAAGCTGCTGGACCTGATCGAAAAGCTGGATCAGGCAGGCATCCGGATCGCCCATCTGGACCTGGGCGGCGGCCTGGGCATCCGCTATACGGATGAGATCCCACCCTCACCCCAGGTCTTGCTGGACCGCGTCTTCGAACGCCTGAACGCGCGCGGCTTCGGCCATCTTCAGCTGGTGCTGGAGCCCGGCCGCTCGCTGGTGGGCAATGCCGGCGTCCTGCTCACCCGGGTCCAGTACCTGAAGCACTCGGAAGCGCGCAACTTCGCCATCGTCGACGCCGCCATGAACGACCTGCTGCGCCCCGCGCTGTACGAGGCCTTCCATGGCGTGCGCCCCGTGCATCCGCGTGCGGGCGACGCAACCCTCTACGACATCGTCGGCCCGGTCTGCGAAAGCGCCGACTGGCTGGCCAAGCAGCGCAAGCTGGCCATCGAGCAGGGCGACCTGCTGGCGGTGGAGTCCACGGGCGCCTACAGCATGGCCATGGCCAGCAACTACAACGCGCGGCCCCGCGCGGCCGAAGCCATGGTCGACGGCGACAAGTACTACGTGGTGCGCCAGCGCGAAACGCTGGACGACCTGCTTCGGGGCGAATCCACCCTGCCTTGA
- the aroB gene encoding 3-dehydroquinate synthase — MNVVHVDTPGGSYPINIGPGRLDVLDQSIPADATAIAVVTNPTVAALYGERAEAALARTGKRVLRIELPDGEAYKDWQSLNLIFDALLGNRLDRRCVLVALGGGVIGDMTGFAAAVYMRGVRFLQVPTTLLSQVDSSVGGKTAVNHPLGKNMIGAFYQPVAVEIDTDVLNTLPAREVSAGLAEVIKYGLILDPAFWSWCEENAQKLRALDPDAVSHAIRRSCELKAQVVGKDERESGLRAILNLGHTFGHAIESGLGYGAWLHGEAVGCGMVQAAELSADVAGFERADVERVRALVTAIGCPAVAPDLGADRWLDLMQVDKKTEGGSIRYVLMTRIGEAMMRPAPDDAVRAVLARTTQ, encoded by the coding sequence ATGAACGTTGTACACGTGGACACCCCGGGCGGAAGCTACCCGATCAACATCGGCCCGGGCCGCCTGGACGTCCTGGACCAGAGCATTCCGGCCGACGCCACCGCGATCGCCGTGGTGACCAACCCGACCGTCGCCGCCTTGTACGGCGAACGCGCCGAGGCGGCGCTGGCCAGGACCGGCAAGCGGGTGCTGCGCATCGAATTGCCGGACGGCGAGGCCTACAAGGACTGGCAGTCGCTGAACCTGATCTTCGACGCCCTGCTGGGCAACCGCCTGGACCGCCGCTGCGTGCTGGTGGCGCTGGGCGGCGGCGTCATCGGCGACATGACCGGCTTCGCCGCCGCGGTCTACATGCGCGGCGTGCGCTTCTTGCAGGTGCCGACGACTTTGCTGTCACAGGTCGATTCGTCGGTGGGCGGCAAGACCGCCGTCAACCATCCGCTGGGCAAGAACATGATCGGCGCGTTCTACCAGCCGGTCGCCGTCGAGATCGATACGGACGTGCTGAACACGCTGCCGGCGCGCGAGGTGTCCGCGGGCCTGGCCGAAGTGATCAAGTACGGCCTGATCCTCGACCCGGCGTTCTGGTCCTGGTGCGAAGAAAACGCGCAGAAGCTGCGCGCGCTGGATCCGGACGCCGTCAGCCATGCCATCCGCCGCTCCTGCGAGCTGAAGGCGCAGGTGGTGGGCAAGGACGAGCGCGAATCCGGCCTGCGCGCCATCCTGAACCTGGGCCACACTTTCGGCCACGCCATCGAATCCGGCCTGGGCTACGGCGCCTGGCTGCATGGCGAAGCGGTGGGTTGCGGCATGGTGCAGGCTGCCGAGCTGTCGGCCGACGTCGCCGGCTTTGAGCGCGCCGACGTGGAGCGCGTGCGCGCGCTGGTGACCGCCATCGGCTGTCCCGCCGTGGCCCCTGACCTGGGCGCCGACCGTTGGCTGGACCTGATGCAGGTGGACAAGAAAACGGAAGGCGGCTCGATCCGCTACGTGCTCATGACCCGCATCGGCGAAGCCATGATGCGCCCGGCTCCCGACGACGCGGTGCGCGCCGTCCTGGCCCGTACCACCCAATAG